One genomic segment of Rivularia sp. PCC 7116 includes these proteins:
- a CDS encoding lipopolysaccharide biosynthesis protein, which produces MSHNTVNNEQYFNTDHLKADLKGRSVRGGAVTIAAQGSRFILQMGSTVFLARLLAPEDFGLIGMVTVIINFAGMFKDLGLSTATIQKAEINHKQVSTLFWINFAISTITAFVVAGLAPVVAWFYKEPRLVWITLALASNFIFGGLTVQHQALLKRQMSFTSLAKVEIISMLLGVVSAVISAWYGLGYWALVLMQIATAIANAVGVWVACSWRPGVPLRGSGIRLMLAFGGNVTGFNLVNYFSRNLDNVLIGQYRGPQELGLYAVAYKLVLLPIQQINTPITSVALPALSSLQNEPQKYSKFYYKAILWISTLGMPMTGFLMASADKVILVLLGKQWLGAVLIFQLLMPAAFNATIGVAMGWVYQSLGKVDRQLRWGIVSSIVNVILFLIGVRWGAIGIAAAYGLSRPIFLVAGFAYCYQGTPLRLIELAKTLLQPALASFGAAVVLIGINKLLPPGINDVIALLLDFVLYCLLYFAIWIVLPNGRSTLFEMLEVIKTFRGKAKRK; this is translated from the coding sequence ATGTCTCATAATACGGTAAATAACGAACAGTATTTCAATACTGACCATCTCAAAGCAGATCTCAAAGGTCGTTCTGTTCGCGGTGGTGCAGTAACAATCGCGGCTCAGGGAAGTAGATTTATTTTACAGATGGGTTCGACCGTTTTCTTGGCACGCTTACTTGCACCAGAAGATTTCGGTTTGATTGGCATGGTTACTGTTATTATTAACTTTGCCGGAATGTTTAAAGATTTAGGTCTTTCAACCGCAACAATCCAAAAAGCTGAAATAAATCATAAGCAGGTCAGTACCTTATTTTGGATTAACTTTGCAATCAGTACCATTACTGCATTCGTAGTTGCAGGATTAGCACCTGTGGTTGCATGGTTTTATAAAGAACCACGCTTAGTTTGGATTACTCTTGCATTAGCAAGTAACTTTATTTTTGGAGGTTTGACTGTCCAGCATCAAGCCTTACTAAAAAGGCAAATGAGCTTCACTAGTCTTGCCAAGGTTGAGATTATTTCAATGTTACTTGGTGTAGTGAGTGCAGTCATTTCTGCCTGGTACGGTTTAGGTTACTGGGCATTAGTATTGATGCAAATAGCAACTGCAATTGCTAACGCTGTAGGAGTTTGGGTTGCTTGTAGTTGGCGACCTGGAGTACCGCTAAGAGGTTCTGGCATTCGTTTGATGCTAGCTTTCGGTGGAAATGTTACAGGTTTTAATTTAGTTAACTACTTTTCCCGAAACCTAGACAACGTACTGATTGGTCAGTACCGGGGACCACAAGAGTTGGGTCTTTATGCTGTCGCTTATAAGTTGGTACTTCTGCCTATTCAGCAAATCAATACCCCGATTACGAGTGTAGCTCTTCCGGCTCTTAGTAGTTTGCAGAATGAACCCCAAAAGTATTCCAAGTTTTACTATAAAGCGATTTTGTGGATAAGCACTCTTGGAATGCCGATGACTGGATTTCTGATGGCTTCTGCCGACAAAGTAATCCTTGTGCTCCTTGGAAAACAATGGTTAGGTGCAGTGCTTATCTTTCAGCTTTTAATGCCAGCAGCTTTCAATGCCACGATTGGTGTAGCTATGGGATGGGTTTATCAATCTCTAGGTAAGGTTGACCGTCAGTTACGTTGGGGAATTGTTTCATCGATTGTAAATGTGATTTTGTTTTTAATCGGTGTCCGATGGGGTGCCATTGGTATAGCTGCAGCCTATGGTTTATCACGACCAATTTTTCTAGTGGCTGGATTTGCATACTGCTACCAAGGAACACCACTCCGATTAATTGAATTAGCAAAAACTCTACTTCAACCAGCTTTAGCTTCTTTCGGTGCAGCAGTCGTATTAATTGGGATTAACAAGCTACTTCCGCCTGGAATCAATGATGTAATTGCTCTTCTTCTAGATTTTGTTTTATATTGTCTACTTTACTTTGCAATTTGGATAGTTCTTCCTAATGGCAGAAGTACCTTGTTTGAGATGTTAGAAGTGATTAAAACTTTTAGAGGAAAGGCGAAACGAAAATAA
- a CDS encoding WecB/TagA/CpsF family glycosyltransferase yields MVKAVALPTRKVLDFPITALRLNEQIQTILEWAKEHKSKTVCVANVHMLMEAHWNPEFAGVLKDADIVTPDGMPLVWMMKKLGATSQDRVAGLDILASICDSAQKQNVSLFFLGSQKQILSGMRSRLKEEYPQLSIAAMEPLPFRPLTESEDEALIQKINESGAGIVFVSLGCPKQEKWMAQHKDKIHAVMIGLGGAFPVYAGLQKRAPRIVRQSGFEWLYRWMQEPRRLWGRYTKTIPPFMWLAMKQLISTNYSVSNSASNLD; encoded by the coding sequence ATGGTGAAGGCAGTTGCTCTGCCGACTCGGAAAGTACTAGATTTTCCGATTACTGCTTTGCGTTTAAATGAGCAAATACAGACAATTCTTGAGTGGGCAAAGGAACATAAAAGCAAGACAGTTTGTGTAGCAAATGTACACATGTTGATGGAGGCACACTGGAATCCGGAGTTTGCTGGTGTATTAAAAGATGCTGATATAGTGACTCCAGATGGTATGCCCTTGGTTTGGATGATGAAGAAGTTGGGCGCAACTTCTCAAGATAGAGTTGCAGGGCTGGATATTTTAGCTTCAATATGTGATTCCGCGCAAAAACAGAACGTAAGTCTATTTTTCTTAGGTTCTCAAAAACAAATTCTTTCCGGAATGAGAAGCAGATTAAAGGAAGAATATCCACAATTGAGTATTGCAGCTATGGAACCACTTCCATTTCGTCCGCTTACTGAAAGTGAAGACGAAGCATTGATTCAAAAAATTAATGAAAGTGGTGCAGGTATTGTATTTGTATCTTTAGGCTGTCCAAAACAGGAAAAATGGATGGCTCAACATAAAGATAAGATTCATGCTGTGATGATTGGATTGGGTGGAGCTTTCCCTGTCTATGCAGGGCTTCAGAAAAGGGCACCTCGTATAGTCAGACAGTCTGGATTTGAATGGTTATATAGATGGATGCAAGAGCCGCGTCGTCTTTGGGGAAGATATACAAAGACAATTCCACCATTTATGTGGTTGGCAATGAAGCAACTTATAAGTACTAATTATTCAGTTTCTAACTCTGCTAGTAATTTGGATTAA